One genomic segment of Pseudorca crassidens isolate mPseCra1 chromosome X, mPseCra1.hap1, whole genome shotgun sequence includes these proteins:
- the LOC137216562 gene encoding medium-wave-sensitive opsin 1 isoform X1 has translation MAQQWGPQRFAGGQPQTSFEDSTQGSVFTHTNSNSTRDPFDGPNYHIAPRWVYHLTSVWMVFVLIASIFTNGPVLAATMKFKKLRHPLNWMLVNLAVADLAETVIASTISVVNQMYGYFVLGHPLCIVEGFTVSLCGITGLWSLAIISWERWMVVCKPFGSVRFDAKLAIVGIAFSWIWAAVWTAPPIFGWSRYWPHGLKTSCGPDVFSGSSYPGVQSYMITLMITCCFIPLSVIVLCYLQVWLAIRATPNSKPAKPRTQRAQCGAVLAEPGCTTSKPGRAPARLAPLGWPGYCTAGPVCFSPLPSLTSYPSSSNMESPGVRSPEGSSHSMSPGPLSVPPRWRSSRKNPNPPGRRRRSFETASCSFLGRRWMTALNSPAFPKQRPHLSLRCHLPESPVSHWKT, from the exons ATGGCCCAGCAGTGGGGCCCTCAGAGGTTTGCAGGTGGGCAGCCGCAGACCAGCTTCGAGGACAGCACGCAGGGGAGCGTCTTCACCCACACCAACAGCAACTCCACCAGAG ACCCCTTCGACGGCCCCAATTACCACATCGCCCCCAGATGGGTGTACCACCTGACCAGCGTCTGGATGGTCTTCGTGCTCATCGCCTCCATCTTCACGAACGGGCCCGTGCTGGCAGCCACCATGAAGTTCAAGAAGCTGCGCCACCCTCTGAACTGGATGCTGGTGAACTTGGCCGTCGCTGACCTGGCGGAGACGGTCATTGCCAGCACCATCAGCGTTGTGAACCAGATGTACGGCTACTTTGTGCTGGGCCACCCCTTGTGCATTGTGGAGGGCTTCACTGTCTCCTTGTGTG GGATCACCGGTCTCTGGTCCTTGGCCATCATTTCCTGGGAGAGGTGGATGGTGGTCTGCAAGCCCTTCGGCAGCGTGAGATTTGATGCCAAGCTGGCCATTGTGGGCATTGCCTTCTCCTGGATCTGGGCTGCTGTGTGGACAGCTCCACCCATCTTTGGCTGGAGCAG GTACTGGCCCCACGGCCTGAAGACGTCGTGCGGCCCGGATGTGTTCAGCGGCAGCTCTTACCCCGGGGTGCAGTCTTACATGATCACGCTCATGATCACCTGCTGCTTCATCCCGCTCAGCGTTATCGTGCTCTGCTACCTGCAAGTGTGGCTGGCCATCCGAGCG ACTCCTAACAGCAAGCCAGCTAAGCCAAGAACTCAGCGAGCGCAATGCGGGGCTGTCTTAGCCGAGCCCGGCTGTACCACCTCCAAGCCTGGAAGAGCTCCCGCAAGGCTGGCCCCACTCGGGTGGCCCGGGTACTGCACAGCTGGGCCCGTCTGCTTCTCCCCGCTACCCTCCCTGACCAGCTACCCAAGCAGCAGCAACATGGAGTCCCCTGGGGTACGGAGCCCTGAGGGGTCCTCCCACTCAATGTCCCCAGGGCCACTCTCTGTCCCCCCCAGGTGGCGAAGCAGCAGAAAGAATCCGAATCCACCCGGAAGGCGGAGAAGGAG TTTCGAAACTGCATCTTGCAGCTTTTTGGGAAGAAGGTGGATGACAGCTCTGAACTCTCCAGCGTTTCCAAAACAGAGGCCTCATCTGTCTCTTCGGTGTCACCTGCCTGAGTCGCCTGTCTCCCACTGGAAAACGTAA
- the LOC137216562 gene encoding long-wave-sensitive opsin 1 isoform X3, whose amino-acid sequence MAQQWGPQRFAGGQPQTSFEDSTQGSVFTHTNSNSTRDPFDGPNYHIAPRWVYHLTSVWMVFVLIASIFTNGPVLAATMKFKKLRHPLNWMLVNLAVADLAETVIASTISVVNQMYGYFVLGHPLCIVEGFTVSLCGITGLWSLAIISWERWMVVCKPFGSVRFDAKLAIVGIAFSWIWAAVWTAPPIFGWSRYWPHGLKTSCGPDVFSGSSYPGVQSYMITLMITCCFIPLSVIVLCYLQVWLAIRAVAKQQKESESTRKAEKEFRNCILQLFGKKVDDSSELSSVSKTEASSVSSVSPA is encoded by the exons ATGGCCCAGCAGTGGGGCCCTCAGAGGTTTGCAGGTGGGCAGCCGCAGACCAGCTTCGAGGACAGCACGCAGGGGAGCGTCTTCACCCACACCAACAGCAACTCCACCAGAG ACCCCTTCGACGGCCCCAATTACCACATCGCCCCCAGATGGGTGTACCACCTGACCAGCGTCTGGATGGTCTTCGTGCTCATCGCCTCCATCTTCACGAACGGGCCCGTGCTGGCAGCCACCATGAAGTTCAAGAAGCTGCGCCACCCTCTGAACTGGATGCTGGTGAACTTGGCCGTCGCTGACCTGGCGGAGACGGTCATTGCCAGCACCATCAGCGTTGTGAACCAGATGTACGGCTACTTTGTGCTGGGCCACCCCTTGTGCATTGTGGAGGGCTTCACTGTCTCCTTGTGTG GGATCACCGGTCTCTGGTCCTTGGCCATCATTTCCTGGGAGAGGTGGATGGTGGTCTGCAAGCCCTTCGGCAGCGTGAGATTTGATGCCAAGCTGGCCATTGTGGGCATTGCCTTCTCCTGGATCTGGGCTGCTGTGTGGACAGCTCCACCCATCTTTGGCTGGAGCAG GTACTGGCCCCACGGCCTGAAGACGTCGTGCGGCCCGGATGTGTTCAGCGGCAGCTCTTACCCCGGGGTGCAGTCTTACATGATCACGCTCATGATCACCTGCTGCTTCATCCCGCTCAGCGTTATCGTGCTCTGCTACCTGCAAGTGTGGCTGGCCATCCGAGCG GTGGCGAAGCAGCAGAAAGAATCCGAATCCACCCGGAAGGCGGAGAAGGAG TTTCGAAACTGCATCTTGCAGCTTTTTGGGAAGAAGGTGGATGACAGCTCTGAACTCTCCAGCGTTTCCAAAACAGAGGCCTCATCTGTCTCTTCGGTGTCACCTGCCTGA
- the LOC137216562 gene encoding long-wave-sensitive opsin 1 isoform X2 codes for MAQQWGPQRFAGGQPQTSFEDSTQGSVFTHTNSNSTRDPFDGPNYHIAPRWVYHLTSVWMVFVLIASIFTNGPVLAATMKFKKLRHPLNWMLVNLAVADLAETVIASTISVVNQMYGYFVLGHPLCIVEGFTVSLCGITGLWSLAIISWERWMVVCKPFGSVRFDAKLAIVGIAFSWIWAAVWTAPPIFGWSRYWPHGLKTSCGPDVFSGSSYPGVQSYMITLMITCCFIPLSVIVLCYLQVWLAIRAVAKQQKESESTRKAEKEVTRMVMVMIFAYCLCWGPYTFFACFAAAHPGYAFHPLVAALPSYFAKSATIYNPIIYVFMNRQFRNCILQLFGKKVDDSSELSSVSKTEASSVSSVSPA; via the exons ATGGCCCAGCAGTGGGGCCCTCAGAGGTTTGCAGGTGGGCAGCCGCAGACCAGCTTCGAGGACAGCACGCAGGGGAGCGTCTTCACCCACACCAACAGCAACTCCACCAGAG ACCCCTTCGACGGCCCCAATTACCACATCGCCCCCAGATGGGTGTACCACCTGACCAGCGTCTGGATGGTCTTCGTGCTCATCGCCTCCATCTTCACGAACGGGCCCGTGCTGGCAGCCACCATGAAGTTCAAGAAGCTGCGCCACCCTCTGAACTGGATGCTGGTGAACTTGGCCGTCGCTGACCTGGCGGAGACGGTCATTGCCAGCACCATCAGCGTTGTGAACCAGATGTACGGCTACTTTGTGCTGGGCCACCCCTTGTGCATTGTGGAGGGCTTCACTGTCTCCTTGTGTG GGATCACCGGTCTCTGGTCCTTGGCCATCATTTCCTGGGAGAGGTGGATGGTGGTCTGCAAGCCCTTCGGCAGCGTGAGATTTGATGCCAAGCTGGCCATTGTGGGCATTGCCTTCTCCTGGATCTGGGCTGCTGTGTGGACAGCTCCACCCATCTTTGGCTGGAGCAG GTACTGGCCCCACGGCCTGAAGACGTCGTGCGGCCCGGATGTGTTCAGCGGCAGCTCTTACCCCGGGGTGCAGTCTTACATGATCACGCTCATGATCACCTGCTGCTTCATCCCGCTCAGCGTTATCGTGCTCTGCTACCTGCAAGTGTGGCTGGCCATCCGAGCG GTGGCGAAGCAGCAGAAAGAATCCGAATCCACCCGGAAGGCGGAGAAGGAGGTAACCCgcatggtgatggtgatgatctTTGCGTACTGCCTCTGCTGGGGGCCCTACACATTCTTTGCGTGCTTCGCCGCTGCCCACCCTGGCTACGCCTTCCACCCTCTGGTGGCCGCCCTGCCATCCTACTTCGCCAAAAGTGCCACCATCTACAACCCCATTATCTATGTCTTTATGAACCGGCAG TTTCGAAACTGCATCTTGCAGCTTTTTGGGAAGAAGGTGGATGACAGCTCTGAACTCTCCAGCGTTTCCAAAACAGAGGCCTCATCTGTCTCTTCGGTGTCACCTGCCTGA